One region of Oncorhynchus mykiss isolate Arlee chromosome 8, USDA_OmykA_1.1, whole genome shotgun sequence genomic DNA includes:
- the LOC110529477 gene encoding 5-hydroxytryptamine receptor 1D-like, with the protein MERASQLKPMSFIYGEFWNMSTNDTNVNLTTRGEEEKDSLTFQAGLAVTLSLITFATTLSNAFVIATIYQSRKLHTPANLLIASLALTDLLVSVLVMPISALYTVSQTWTLGQVMCDIWLSSDITCCTASILHLCIIALDRYWAITDAVEYTKKRTSARAAGMIATAWVIAISISLPPFFWRQVKAEEVTTCNVNTDHIFYTIYSTFGAFYIPTLLLIALYGRIYVEARKRILKQSSNNKPGKRLTSAHLITNSPGTNSVASTVSLNYGTNEASSCEANSSPANVNYVKVTVSDALLEKKRISAARERKATKTLGIILGAYIICWLPFFIYTLVVSVCASCFYPELFDIFTWLGYLNSLINPIIYTMSNEDFKKAFHKLIRFRYCRS; encoded by the coding sequence ATGGAGCGCGCCAGTCAGTTGAAGCCAATGTCTTTTATTTATGGAGAGTTCTGGAATATGTCAACCAATGATACCAATGTCAATTTAACGAcacgaggagaggaggaaaaggataGTTTGACTTTTCAAGCTGGTTTAGCAGTTACATTATCCCTAATAACTTTTGCAACAACATTATCAAATGCATTTGTTATTGCTACTATTTATCAATCCAGAAAACTTCATACGCCTGCAAATTTACTGATAGCATCGCTCGCCCTGACAGACCTTCTGGTGTCGGTATTGGTGATGCCAATCAGCGCGCTATACACGGTGAGTCAAACATGGACTTTGGGCCAAGTTATGTGCGACATATGGTTGTCTTCAGACATAACGTGTTGTACCGCATCCATTCTTCATCTGTGTATAATTGCGCTGGACCGTTACTGGGCAATAACAGACGCGGTTGAGTACACCAAGAAGCGCACATCAGCGCGCGCCGCGGGGATGATCGCCACTGCCTGGGTGATTGCCATCTCTATCTCACTACCGCCCTTCTTCTGGCGTCAGGTGAAAGCGGAGGAAGTTACCACTTGCAATGTGAACACTGATCACATTTTCTACACAATTTATTCCACTTTTGGAGCCTTCTATATTCCCACGCTGTTACTCATAGCCCTTTACGGTAGGATCTACGTGGAAGCCCGAAAGAGGATCTTGAAACAGTCGTCTAATAATAAACCGGGGAAAAGACTCACCTCTGCCCATTTGATAACAAACTCGCCAGGTACAAACTCTGTGGCATCAACAGTCTCTCTAAATTACGGGACGAACGAAGCCTCTTCTTGTGAAGCTAATAGCTCACCTGCCAATGTGAACTATGTGAAAGTCACTGTATCAGACGCGCTCCTGGAGAAGAAGAGGATCTCAGCTGCCAGGGAAAGAAAGGCGACTAAAACTTTAGGGATCATTCTCGGAGCTTACATCATATGCTGGCTACCGTTTTTCATTTACACCTTAGTGGTTTCAGTCTGTGCGTCATGTTTCTATCCAGAATTATTTGACATATTTACTTGGTTGGGTTACCTTAACTCTTTAATAAACCCCATCATATACACCATGTCCAATGaggatttcaaaaaggctttccaCAAACTAATACGCTTCAGATATTGCAGGTCCTGA